In Rhinatrema bivittatum chromosome 11, aRhiBiv1.1, whole genome shotgun sequence, a single window of DNA contains:
- the LOC115073169 gene encoding tigger transposable element-derived protein 1-like, with the protein MAPKRKPDSSDASASKKRKAITMEVKLDIIKRSYKGETATDIGRSLGLSRSTVATIIKDKDRILEHVKGSAPMKATVITKQRSGLIIEMERLLVLWLEDQNQRRIPVSLMVIQEKARRLFEALKREKGEGSEREEFVASRGWFMRFKDRANFHNIKVQGEAASGDEKAASEFPKALAEIITEGGYCAQQVFNVDETGLFWKRLPNRTYIAKEEKSAPGHKVCKERLTLLLGGNAAGDYKLKPMLVYQAENPRALKGISKGQLPVIWKSNKKAWVTLAVFEDWFTNHFVPGVEQYCTSKDIPFKVLLILDNAPGHPAHLDDFHPNVKVVYLPPNTTALIQPLDQGVIATFKAYHLRRVIGNALGATEKNKDLTLKDFWKAYNILDAVKNIADSWDEVKQTSMNGVWKKLCPQFVNDFTGVQESVTTVIKNVVIMSKTMNLEVEEDDVTELLASHGEELSSEDLIQLEKQMIEEEEESSSVPTPEPKRFTRQGLAGGFALIEKGLSRFEAEDHDTERYTRVARGVMDSLRCYKEILEEKKMVSFQANLQQYFKKVERPATDPVPVPSTSPIPLDSPANLDSAAPVSPAPSAASSQ; encoded by the coding sequence ATGGCTCCCAAACGTAAGCCAGACTCTTCTGATGCCAGTGCATCAAAGAAAAGGAAGGCCATCACCATGGAGGTGAAATTAGATATCATAAAGAGATCTTATAAGGGGGAAACGGCGACAGACATTGGCCGGTCATTAGGACTTAGTCGTTCTACTGTTGCTACGATTATCAAGGATAAAGATCGTATCCTTGAACATGTGAAAGGATCTGCTCCTATGAAAGCGACAGTAATAACAAAGCAGCGTAGTGGGCTTATTATTGAGATGGAAAGATTATTAGTGCTGTGGTTGGAAGACCAAAATCAACGCCGTATCCCTGTGAGCCTTATGGTTATTCAGGAGAAGGCTAGGCGATTGTTTGAGGCATTgaaaagagaaaagggggaaggaagtgaaAGAGAAGAGTTTGTGGCGAGTAGAGGTTGGTTTATGAGGTTTAAGGATCGTGCCAACTTCCATAACATTAAAGTGCAAGGTGAAGCTGCTAGTGGTGATGAGAAAGCAGCAAGTGAATTTCCCAAAGCATTGGCTGAGATAATTACGGAGGGGGGTTACTGTGCTCAACAAGTGTTCAACGTGGATGAGACAGGTTTGTTTTGGAAGCGTTTGCCTAACCGTACGTACATCGCCAAGGAGGAGAAGTCAGCACCAGGTCATAAAGTCTGCAAGGAGAGACTGACTTTGCTTCTTGGGGGCAATGCTGCTGGTGACTACAAACTGAAGCCCATGCTAGTGTATCAGGCTGAGAATCCAAGGGCACTCAAGGGCATTTCCAAGGGTCAACTACCAGTCATCTGGAAATCTAATAAGAAGGCATGGGTGACACTTGCAGTGTTTGAGGACTGGTTCACCAACCATTTTGTGCCAGGCGTGGAGCAGTACTGTACCTCCAAGGATATCCCCTTTAAGGTGTTGCTAATTCTGGACAATGCCCCTGGACACCCTGCCCATCTGGATGACTTTCACCCTAATGTCAAGGTGGTTTACCTTCCACCTAATACCACTGCCCTAATACAGCCTTTGGACCAAGGAGTCATTGCTACATTCAAAGCCTACCACCTCCGAAGGGTCATTGGTAATGCTTTAGGAGCAACAGAAAAGAATAAGGACTTGACTCTAAAGGACTTTTGGAAAGCATACAACATCCTTGATGCTGTGAAGAACATTGCCGATTCCTGGGATGAGGTGAAGCAGACCAGTATGAATGGTGTGTGGAAAAAGCTGTGTCCCCAGTTTGTGAATGATTTCACAGGGGTTCAAGAGTCAGTGACTACTGTCATAAAGAACGTTGTTATTATGAGTAAGACAATGAatctggaggtggaggaggatgaTGTCACAGAGCTACTGGCATCTCATGGAGAGGAGTTATCTTCTGAGGACCTCATTCAACTGGAGAAGCAGATgatagaggaagaggaagaatctTCCTCTGTACCAACCCCAGAACCCAAGAGATTTACAAGGCAGGGCTTGGCAGGAGGATTTGCCTTGATAGAGAAAGGGTTGTCAAGGTTTGAGGCTGAGGATCACGACACGGAAAGGTACACTAGGGTTGCCAGAGGAGTCATGGATTCCCTTAGGTGTTACAAggagatcttggaggagaagaagaTGGTCTCCTTCCAGGCTAACCTGCAGCAGTACTTTAAGAAGGTAGAGAGACCTGCAACAGATCCTGTACCTGTACCCTCTACTTCACCTATCCCTCTGGACTCACCTGCCAATCTTGACTCGGCTGCCCCAGTATCTCCAGCACCTTCTGCAGCTTCCTCCCAATAA